The window TCTCACTGTCTACAGGGAAATATCCAATAGTTGCCCCATATTCCGGCGCCATGTTGGAAATGGTTGCACGGTCCTGGGCAGTCAATTCTGAGAGGTTCCCGTAAAATTCAACGAACTTCCCAACAACGTTCCTGGCACGGAGTGTTTTTGTAATATACAGTACAACGTCAGTTGGGGTTACTCCTGTGGGAATTTTTCCCTTAAGGTTTACTCCTATGACTTCCGGAACGGTCATGAAATATGGCTCATTAAGCATAGAAGCTTCTGCCTCAAGACCACCAACTCCCCAGCCCAGTACTCCTATGCCGCCTATCATGGTTGTATGTGAATCAGCTCCTATAAGGCTCTCAGGGAATATCTCACCATTGTCTACTACTGCAACAGATGATAAATATTCTAGATTAATCTGGTGAACTATCCCATGTCCAGGGGGAACTATCCTAACATTTTTGAAGGATTGCTGTGACCATTTCAGGAAATCGTATCTCTCCACGTTTCTTGAGAACTCATCCTTCATGTTGATAATAATCGGCTCATCGCCACGGAACGAATCAACTATGATGGAGTGGTCAATGACCAGGTCAGACTTTGTAGCGGGGTTCACATCCTCAGGATTCCTCTTCATTTTCAGGTAATACTCCCTCATGGCTGCAAGGTCCACAAGAATGGGAACCCCTGTATAATCCTGGAAAACAACCCTTGATGGTTTGAATGCCATTTCTGAACCGGCTTTCATTTTTGCAATGTTATCTATTGATCTTTCATCAATATCAACCCCATCATAATTCCTTAAAACATTTTCCAGTAAAATTTTAAAAGAATAGGGCATATTGTCAATGTCGTACTTATCAGCAAGCTGGGATAGTGGATAATACTTGAGTTTCCGGCCATTTATTTCAATGGTGCTGTTCTTTACATTCATAATTTGTAAAGCCAAGATAATATTTTAACATTATTATATAGAAATATTTGACAGGCAGTTGACATGCCTATGCACGCCTTTGAGCTTCCCGGGACCCATTATTAACTTCGGCTTCCGTTCGAATGGGGGCTTTCAATTATATAATTAAACGTGTCCGGTACAAAACTTAAATATAGATTAATATTTACTTAATAATGAAACAGCTTGAATCTATAATTCCATTGATTACCCCGTTTACAAATAACAGGGTTGATAAACAGCTTGCAGTTGACCATGGAAACGATGTTCTGAAGGGAGGGATGAAATATCTATTCCTTGCCGGAACTACAGGTGTAGGTCCATCACTTTCCACCCAGGAAAAGCTTGACCTCCTTGATGCGTTTTCGAATATTCCGGACAGTATTATGTTACAGGTAGGTTCACTAAACCTGGAAGATTCTGTGGAAATGGCAAGGGCAGCAAAAAAGAAGAAGATACACGCTGTCGCTGCACTTCCTCCGTACTATTTTACAGGATTTAAAAGGGAGTGGCTTGTAAAATACTATGTGAAGATATCCTCCGAGTACCCAACCATCATATACAATTATCCCGATACAACAGGTTATAATATTACATATGATATTATTAATGATATAAAGAAAGCCGGCGGAAATGTCATCGGAATCAAGGAAACAACCTTTGACATGAATGATATCCTGAATACAAAAATGTACGTGGATAATTTCAAGGTATACACAGGTCCAGATCAGTACATTCTATCAGGTTTCAGGCTTAACCTGGATGGATATGTTTCAGGTGCAGGAAACTACGGTTATAAAATTATAAAGGGCATAGAGGAAAACTATGATAACGAAAGGGGTGACAGGTACCAGTTCCTCCTCAATGAATTATCGGGGCTATCGAGAAAATACGGAACAATATCTTCTATATATGATATGGTTGAAATTATAACCGGCGTGGATGCAGGATGCCCCAGGGAGCCTTTCTTTAAAATGTCTGAAGGCGACAGGCTACAGCTGAAAAATGAAATAAATACCCTAATGGAAAAATACAATTTCAAATTATAAAAATACATTTATCTTGATAGGAATATTTAAATATTTTTAATTATATGTTATAATTTATGTTTATCCGCATAGTATTGAACCATAAAAAATGCTGGTCTCAGGTTCTTGCAAAAAGTACTAATATTTACGGTTTTCTTCTTGGCCAAAAAACTCACGGTGATGAAATCACAGGGACTGTTGCATTCTATCCACTTGGAAAACATACCAACTGGGAGGAGTTTTTTAATCGAATGAAGGAAGAAACTGCCGTTAAAAAAATAGAGCACATAGAATCCTATGGCAAATCCAGGGTATTTATTGTTAAATTTGTAAATAATCTAACAAACTCTGTTACCGCTCTTATTGAAAAATATGATGTGCCCTTCTACAGAGAAGTATTTTACCGGGGGCTTGAAATCTGGGATATATTTTCATGGCATGAAAATGATGGTGATTTAACCAGGAATCTGGAGCAGATAGCAGATGTTGTATATTTTAAGGAGCTGGAAAATATAAATTTCCCCGATCCATTCATTGATGGAGATCTCATATCAAATGTGCATCTACTCACCTATGCAATTGAGAATGGATATTATTCAAATAATAAGGACATCAATCTTGGAGAACTGGCCAGAATATTTGGAACCTCAAAATCCAACCTTTCAAGAAAATTTAAGAGATTTGAAACTTACACACTTAACTATTACCTTGCAAACCACCTCCAGTATATGGATATAGACAGGTTCGCTGCAAAGGAAAAATTGTGAATACTGTTTAAAAATGGACAATGATCCGTAAACATGTTGCATGATACTGTTATATATAACCAATTTATAATATATTATGAAAATAACTGAAGCTGAAACATTTTTGCTGAATATACCGGTTAGTAGAATAAACGACTCACAGTACACAGTGGACTCTATAAATCTACTGGTGCTAAGGATTTCCACAGATGCAGGAATAGATGGCTATGGCTATAACTGGCATACCTCTGATGGCCTTGACATTGTACAGAAGATGTTTGATGAATATGTCGGGCCTCGATTAAAAGGTATGGACCCACTGATGCGCATGAAGGTTGAAAACTCACTAATGGAAACCCATAATTTTGGCTGGGACCCAAGATTGGGGTATAATGGCATCGGTGTTTATATAACCTCACTTGTTGACATTGCACTCTGGGATATTATGTGCAAGATAAAGGATATGCCACTGTATAAAGTGCTGGGTGCCGGAAGCGATAGGGTAGAGGCATACAATACAGATGGGGGATGGCTTTCATGGTCAAAAGAAGATCTCGTGAAGAATGCAGTCAGGCTAAAAAACAGTGGATACAAATCAATCAAATTAAAGGTAGGCAGCAGGGACCCTATGGACGATTATGAACGGGTAAAAAGTGTTAGGGAGGCTATCGGTTATGATATAAAATTAATGATAGACGCAAATACTAAATGGGATCTTGAAACTGCAGTATACATGTCCAGAAAGCTGGAAAAATTCGATATTTACTGGCTGGAGGAGCCATTGAATCCTGACGATATAAGGGGACATGCTGAACTCAGAAGCAGAACCACTATCCCTATCGCCCTTGGGGAATCCATTACGAACCTTTATTCATTCCGGGATTACATGGTAGCTAGGGCAGTAGACATAATCCAGGTTGATGTTACCAAGGTCGGGGGTATTACAGAATGGTTAAAGGTCGCCAGCCTTTCTGAAGCCTTTGGCCTGAATCTTTATCCACATACCAACATACAGCAACCCCTGCATGGGCAGCTTGTGGCCTCTGTTCCAAATGGTAAAATAGTGGAGCACGTTGACTGGCTATCTGACGTGTGGAGGTATCCTGTCACACCTGAAAACGGGTATTTCCACCTAAATAAGATAAAAGGCGCCGGTTCAGAGGTCACAGAGAAGGCCATAGAAAAATTCCTGGTTAAATAGGGAAATATTCTGGGTTCAAACGTGTTGACATAAATAATTATATATAAATATAACTTTTATTTTAGATGGAAACATCTGCTCTGGACGGAATACGCGTAATAGAATGTTCTTTTCACCTCAATGGCCCATTTGCAGGAAGGCTTCTTGCAGAGCTCGGTGCAGAGGTCATAAAGGTAGAGCCACCTGAGGGGGAGCCGAACAGGCACAATTCAACCACCATAAAAGGAGAATCAACATTTTTCATGAACTATAATGCCAATAAAAAATTTATAACATTGAACCTCAAATCAACAAGAGGAAAGGAAATTTTTCTTGATTTAATAAAAAATAGCGATGTTTTTCTGGATAACTTCAGGCCGGGTGTTATGGACAGGCTGGGGCTTGGCTATGAAGTCCAGAAGAAATACAATCCCTCTTTAATATATGCTTCCAGTACCGGCTTTGGATATACAGGGCCCTATACTAACGATGCGGCATATGACACAACGATACAGGCGATGTCAGGCATGATGGATCTAACCGGTTTTCCCGGTGATCCTCCAATAAGGGCAGCCCCGGCAATAATGGATATTTCGGCGGGCACCTACACCGCACTTTCCATACTTGCGGCGCTTCATTACAGGGATATGACCGGAAATGGACAGAGAATAGATATTGCAATGTTTGATGTTGCGGTTAATTACATGATAGGGCTTTACAGCCAGATGCAGGTTGGGAACGTTGTAAAACAGGGGAATGCAATACCTGTACTGGCACCCTACAACGTGTACAGGACTAAGGACGGCTGGGTGGTTATAGTTATTGGCGATGATGACAAGTGGAAGCATTTTCTTGAAAAGATTGGAGAATCGGATTATCTGGAGGATAAAAGATTAATGCATCTTCCGGAGAGGACAAAAAATTCCGGGATTGTGGATAAAATTATCTCATCGTGGAGCATTAAAAATACATCAGAATATGCTGTTAATCTGGTAGTAGAATGTGGTGGGGCAGCATGTAAGGTTAGAAAACTGGAGGAACTCCCTGATGACCCCCAGGTGAGAGCAAGAAATATGATTGTTGATACAGTGCATCCGATTGTGGGGAATTTCAGAACTATCGGGTCAGCATTGAAAATGTCTGAGACTCCTGGAAGGGTGGTAACACCCGGTCTTCCCCTGGGATATAATAACATAGAGATATATAGAAAAATACTGAACCTTTCTGAGAACCAAATATCTGACCTGAGAAAGAGTGGAGTTATATAATCATAACCTGGCAATTATGGGGTGA of the Ferroplasma sp. genome contains:
- a CDS encoding CoA transferase, producing METSALDGIRVIECSFHLNGPFAGRLLAELGAEVIKVEPPEGEPNRHNSTTIKGESTFFMNYNANKKFITLNLKSTRGKEIFLDLIKNSDVFLDNFRPGVMDRLGLGYEVQKKYNPSLIYASSTGFGYTGPYTNDAAYDTTIQAMSGMMDLTGFPGDPPIRAAPAIMDISAGTYTALSILAALHYRDMTGNGQRIDIAMFDVAVNYMIGLYSQMQVGNVVKQGNAIPVLAPYNVYRTKDGWVVIVIGDDDKWKHFLEKIGESDYLEDKRLMHLPERTKNSGIVDKIISSWSIKNTSEYAVNLVVECGGAACKVRKLEELPDDPQVRARNMIVDTVHPIVGNFRTIGSALKMSETPGRVVTPGLPLGYNNIEIYRKILNLSENQISDLRKSGVI
- a CDS encoding dihydrodipicolinate synthase family protein — protein: MKQLESIIPLITPFTNNRVDKQLAVDHGNDVLKGGMKYLFLAGTTGVGPSLSTQEKLDLLDAFSNIPDSIMLQVGSLNLEDSVEMARAAKKKKIHAVAALPPYYFTGFKREWLVKYYVKISSEYPTIIYNYPDTTGYNITYDIINDIKKAGGNVIGIKETTFDMNDILNTKMYVDNFKVYTGPDQYILSGFRLNLDGYVSGAGNYGYKIIKGIEENYDNERGDRYQFLLNELSGLSRKYGTISSIYDMVEIITGVDAGCPREPFFKMSEGDRLQLKNEINTLMEKYNFKL
- a CDS encoding helix-turn-helix domain-containing protein, translated to MFIRIVLNHKKCWSQVLAKSTNIYGFLLGQKTHGDEITGTVAFYPLGKHTNWEEFFNRMKEETAVKKIEHIESYGKSRVFIVKFVNNLTNSVTALIEKYDVPFYREVFYRGLEIWDIFSWHENDGDLTRNLEQIADVVYFKELENINFPDPFIDGDLISNVHLLTYAIENGYYSNNKDINLGELARIFGTSKSNLSRKFKRFETYTLNYYLANHLQYMDIDRFAAKEKL
- a CDS encoding mandelate racemase/muconate lactonizing enzyme family protein; protein product: MKITEAETFLLNIPVSRINDSQYTVDSINLLVLRISTDAGIDGYGYNWHTSDGLDIVQKMFDEYVGPRLKGMDPLMRMKVENSLMETHNFGWDPRLGYNGIGVYITSLVDIALWDIMCKIKDMPLYKVLGAGSDRVEAYNTDGGWLSWSKEDLVKNAVRLKNSGYKSIKLKVGSRDPMDDYERVKSVREAIGYDIKLMIDANTKWDLETAVYMSRKLEKFDIYWLEEPLNPDDIRGHAELRSRTTIPIALGESITNLYSFRDYMVARAVDIIQVDVTKVGGITEWLKVASLSEAFGLNLYPHTNIQQPLHGQLVASVPNGKIVEHVDWLSDVWRYPVTPENGYFHLNKIKGAGSEVTEKAIEKFLVK